One window of the Pseudomonas lurida genome contains the following:
- a CDS encoding TonB-dependent receptor — protein MPAPRLTPITLGLSVLLSAGFACAATTLPETSISAEADEDDPRVKETSTATRTATPVRYVPQAIDSVKTESLRAYGTNDLGQALSGIPNVSSGADTRFDSLRIRGFDASNDFYLDGIRDDSQYVRDLHNIERIEVLKGPAAVLYGRGGQGGIVNRVSKLPIAGHTSSIEAQGGSNDLRSLYADLSTDPTDNISLRLNMGNQDNNSFRDGVSGNRQLFAPSMSWQLTPDLNWLVQYEYSRYNRTPDRGIPGVNGRPADVSRSTTYFDSRDYIDDTSQSLRSKLAYELNDNWQLRHTLGVFKLDSDFDNTYQTGVTAANLVTRQRWQQDLTTRNVFNNLELEGGFSTFGLEHRLLTGLELGSQRRDPKLYTATAVNRGGRVVPSLDLNQPNRHLSHTGSMSPSSNNHTEVESRALYVQDQLRLNDQWQILGGLRYDRFQVDTTNRLLNTQQDVKSHSTSPRFGLVWTPLEHHSFYASWSKTFSPAGGGLIGITPNAAGSVNDLSPELTKQKEIGVKSDWLDDRLSTTLAVYELELYNRRTSDPLDRSITLLSGLQRSRGVELTATGKIVGNWYVRGGIGLQDATVEKDNNGFEGKRVSDVAKRNASLFVTWKPEMGWYAETGLTLVGDRYADSLNTVVLPGYGRWDALAGFRQKKWDVSAALNNIADKTYYASATSVAQIQPGDPRSLVVTGTYSF, from the coding sequence ATGCCAGCCCCTCGCCTGACGCCCATCACCCTTGGGCTTTCTGTTCTGCTGTCTGCCGGTTTTGCCTGTGCGGCCACGACCCTGCCCGAAACCTCGATCAGCGCCGAAGCTGATGAAGACGACCCGCGCGTCAAGGAAACCAGCACGGCCACCCGCACCGCCACACCCGTGCGCTATGTGCCCCAGGCCATCGATTCAGTAAAAACCGAGAGCCTGCGCGCCTACGGGACCAATGACCTGGGCCAGGCGTTGAGCGGCATTCCCAACGTAAGCAGCGGTGCCGACACGCGCTTCGACAGTTTGCGCATCCGCGGTTTCGACGCGAGCAATGACTTCTATCTCGATGGCATCCGCGACGACAGCCAATACGTTCGCGACTTGCATAACATCGAGCGCATCGAAGTCCTCAAGGGACCGGCAGCCGTACTCTACGGGCGAGGCGGTCAGGGAGGGATCGTCAACCGCGTGAGCAAACTGCCTATCGCCGGACACACGTCGAGCATCGAGGCCCAAGGTGGCAGCAACGACCTGCGCAGTCTGTATGCGGACCTGAGCACCGACCCCACCGACAACATCAGCCTGCGCCTGAACATGGGCAACCAGGACAACAATAGCTTTCGCGATGGAGTCAGCGGCAATCGCCAACTGTTCGCGCCGTCGATGAGCTGGCAGCTCACGCCGGACCTGAACTGGCTGGTGCAATACGAATACAGCCGCTACAACCGCACACCGGACCGTGGCATTCCGGGGGTCAACGGCCGACCAGCGGACGTGAGCCGCAGCACCACTTACTTCGACAGCCGCGACTATATCGACGACACGTCGCAGTCCCTGCGCTCCAAGCTCGCCTATGAACTCAACGACAACTGGCAACTGCGCCATACCCTCGGCGTGTTCAAGCTCGACAGTGATTTCGATAACACCTACCAGACCGGTGTGACCGCTGCCAACCTCGTCACACGCCAGCGCTGGCAGCAAGACCTGACCACCCGCAACGTGTTCAACAACCTTGAGCTGGAAGGCGGCTTCAGCACGTTCGGCCTTGAGCACCGCCTGCTCACAGGCCTTGAGTTGGGTAGCCAGCGCCGCGATCCGAAGCTCTACACCGCCACCGCCGTCAACCGTGGCGGGCGGGTCGTGCCGAGCCTGGACCTCAACCAACCCAATCGCCACCTGAGCCACACCGGGTCGATGAGCCCTTCCAGCAACAACCACACGGAGGTCGAAAGTCGTGCCCTTTATGTGCAAGACCAGTTGCGCCTCAACGACCAGTGGCAAATCCTGGGTGGCCTGCGTTATGACCGTTTTCAAGTGGACACCACCAACCGGTTGCTCAACACCCAGCAGGACGTCAAGAGCCACAGCACCAGCCCGCGCTTTGGCTTGGTGTGGACGCCACTGGAGCACCACTCGTTCTACGCCTCGTGGAGCAAGACGTTCTCCCCGGCAGGCGGTGGCCTGATCGGCATCACTCCGAACGCCGCCGGCAGCGTCAACGACCTGAGCCCCGAGCTGACCAAGCAGAAGGAAATCGGGGTCAAGAGCGATTGGCTCGATGATCGCCTGAGCACCACCCTGGCGGTGTACGAGTTGGAACTCTATAACCGTCGCACCAGTGACCCGCTGGACCGCAGCATCACGCTGCTCAGCGGCTTGCAGCGCTCACGCGGCGTGGAGCTGACCGCCACCGGCAAGATCGTCGGCAACTGGTACGTACGCGGCGGTATCGGCCTGCAGGATGCCACGGTCGAGAAGGACAACAACGGCTTTGAAGGCAAGCGCGTCAGCGATGTGGCCAAGCGCAACGCCAGCCTGTTCGTCACCTGGAAACCGGAGATGGGCTGGTACGCGGAAACCGGCCTGACGCTGGTGGGCGACCGCTATGCCGACAGCCTCAACACCGTAGTGCTGCCGGGCTATGGCCGTTGGGACGCATTGGCGGGGTTCCGCCAGAAGAAATGGGATGTCAGCGCGGCGCTGAACAATATCGCGGATAAAACCTACTACGCATCGGCAACCAGTGTCGCGCAGATCCAGCCAGGGGATCCGCGCAGCCTGGTGGTGACAGGCACTTACAGTTTCTAA